One stretch of Nicotiana tabacum cultivar K326 chromosome 18, ASM71507v2, whole genome shotgun sequence DNA includes these proteins:
- the LOC107820881 gene encoding uncharacterized protein LOC107820881, with protein sequence MMLQAKIPIINGGLKFKEKTLTFSEFHNSAVKKFEYGSMHNTGLVSSRTRSQAIRVLANPNVSPGKERVRKEVIMVDPSEAKRLAAKQMDEIKAKERFQRRRQIEAINGAWAMIGLTAGLVIEGHTGLSIPSQLASYLAAVVGIFMR encoded by the exons atgatgCTTCAAGCTAAGATACCCATTATCAATGGAGGGCTGAAGTTTAAGGAAAAGACTTTAACTTTCTCAGAATTTCATAATTCAGCTGTGAAAAA GTTTGAATAtgggagcatgcacaacactggCTTGGTTTCATCGAGAACCAGGAGTCAAGCAATTCGCGTCCTGGCTAATCCTAAT GTATCTCCAGGAAAAGAGAGAGTAAGGAAGGAAGTGATAATGGTGGATCCTTCAGAAGCCAAGCGGTTAGCTGCAAAGCAAATGGACGAAATTAAAGCTAAAGAGAGATTTCAA AGACGGCGACAAATAGAAGCAATTAATGGTGCATGGGCTATGATTGGTCTTACGGCAGGATTAGTCATTGAAGGTCACACCGGACTCAGCATTCCGTCTCAG TTGGCGAGCTACTTAGCTGCAGTCGTGGGGATATTTATGAGATAG